Proteins from one Streptomyces genisteinicus genomic window:
- a CDS encoding potassium channel family protein — MARNADEHLVTGRVKLPRRIVERPLRQVSKRLLMALMVLAITVLLVYTDRSGYHDNADDSVDFLDAVYYATVTLSTTGYGDIVPYSSGARLTNVLLVTPLRVLFLIILVGTTLEVLTERTREEWRLNRWRASLRDHTVIVGFGTKGRSAMQTLCATGLRKDQIVVVDPSGKVIEAANAEGFVGVVGDATRSDVLTRAELQKARQVIIAPQRDDTAVLVTLTARQLNRGAKIVAAVREEENAPLLRQSGADAVITSSGAAGRLLGLSVLSPSAGTVMEDLIQQGSGLDLIERPVIKAEVGLSVRETEDLVVSVLRGHRLLPYDDPAASPLQLTDRLITIVRAQNDPAPGGRE, encoded by the coding sequence ATGGCCCGCAACGCCGACGAACACCTGGTCACCGGCCGGGTGAAGCTCCCCCGCCGGATCGTCGAGCGGCCGCTGCGCCAGGTCAGCAAGCGGCTGCTGATGGCGCTGATGGTGCTCGCCATCACCGTGCTGCTGGTCTACACCGACCGGAGCGGCTACCACGACAACGCGGACGACAGCGTCGACTTCCTCGACGCCGTCTACTACGCGACCGTCACCCTCTCGACCACGGGCTACGGCGACATCGTGCCGTACAGCAGTGGGGCCCGGCTGACCAATGTGCTGCTGGTGACGCCGCTGCGTGTGCTCTTTCTGATCATCCTGGTCGGCACGACCCTCGAGGTGCTCACCGAGCGCACCCGCGAGGAGTGGCGACTGAACCGCTGGAGGGCCAGCTTGCGCGACCACACCGTCATCGTCGGCTTCGGCACCAAGGGCCGGTCGGCCATGCAGACCCTGTGCGCGACCGGACTGCGGAAGGACCAGATCGTCGTCGTCGACCCGAGCGGCAAGGTCATCGAAGCGGCGAACGCCGAGGGCTTCGTCGGCGTCGTCGGCGACGCCACCCGCAGCGACGTCCTCACCCGGGCGGAGCTCCAGAAGGCCCGGCAGGTCATCATCGCGCCGCAGCGCGACGACACCGCCGTGCTGGTGACCCTCACCGCCCGGCAGCTCAACCGCGGGGCGAAGATCGTCGCCGCGGTCCGTGAGGAGGAGAACGCTCCGCTGCTGCGCCAGTCCGGGGCGGACGCCGTGATCACCAGCTCCGGCGCGGCGGGCCGACTGCTCGGCCTGTCCGTGCTCAGCCCCAGCGCGGGCACGGTCATGGAGGACCTGATCCAGCAGGGCAGCGGGCTCGACCTCATCGAACGACCGGTCATAAAGGCCGAGGTGGGCCTCAGTGTGCGGGAGACGGAGGATCTGGTCGTGAGCGTGCTCCGCGGCCACCGGCTGCTGCCGTACGACGACCCCGCGGCCAGCCCGCTGCAGCTCACGGACCGCCTGATCACCATCGTGCGCGCGCAGAACGACCCGGCCCCCGGGGGCCGGGAGTAG